One genomic segment of Stigmatopora argus isolate UIUO_Sarg chromosome 1, RoL_Sarg_1.0, whole genome shotgun sequence includes these proteins:
- the snphb gene encoding syntaphilin isoform X2: MSAPAPASRRSASGSRRRSPAGPSNRDPYGNATLGSSSNSGSCKGSDCSPTKGRHQKYISCTDNHGIRPPPPEQYLTPLQQKEVCIRHLRAKLKETINTLQNRDTEIDELREKLYKMQEDWVEEECHRVEAQLALKEARLEIQQLKQAVDTVRDRLSNAVGISGDAGVQKYFQDINTQNHKLENLLLNMELAQVGLTKEGEAIAGRRIRVGGSAPASVSGESPGGIPKPAIGGRSSCSCDCSPARSMTRSSTYTKLSDQAENRNNISADFPSLSADGTQDSGIVCCGESGSVPSRADLLLEAAFLSEETASLLNSYAQTFSRSTSNSLPHAYSQTLPHSFPRNLSHSVAHSLPHSATYEKLCSGERLPTFRCGGGGCMSHPCLSHHHLYLHPLRETGIQTESCPIPATSGGQSDLDTIAEQRTFRSQACSPTSTWVSDEEDYDSIATTTSVTRSTVMSTATEPIPFSKMSRVDSIPRSATVAFSMESPSSEAKEGANEDTQEAVTDNRCDVTVVLPTRVQQDTEVAKMVINQEEPKGVALGSFTERMEAQWTGGDRRVGNPFETHTGNNIQQADGLIQIETQGQCPFSPESPQVIEHPQTSQPKRSSSHEELGAGVIIVGEHNSEIDVESEAEEQGEEAAVALEEDSASSSEPVQKSYWSRHFLVDLLAVAVPVVPTVAWLCRGPVRDGQPMYHFGSLLRGCCTVALHSLRRGGGLRHYPAGGGDLSGAQM, encoded by the exons GAGGTCACCTGCAGGCCCCAGTAACAGAGACCCTTATGGCAATGCAACTCTTGGTAGCAGCAGCAACTCAGGCTCTTGTAAAGGCAGCGACTGCAGTCCAACAAAAGG ACGTCACCAAAAGTACATATCATGTACAGACAACCATGGCATCCGGCCCCCACCACCAGAGCAGTACCTCACACCACTCCAGCAGAAAGAGGTGTGTATCCGTCACCTGCGGGCGAAGCTAAAAGAAACCATTAACACACTGCAAAACAG GGACACAGAGATAGATGAGTTGAGagaaaagctttacaaaatgcAGGAGGACTGGGTTGAGGAGGAGTGTCACCGCGTGGAGGCTCAGCTGGCCCTGAAGGAAGCACGACTAGAGATTCAGCAACTGAAGCAGGCCGTCGACACAGTCCGCGACAGGTTGAGTAATGCCGTAGGAATTAGCGGGGACGCCGGGGTCCAAAAGTACTTTCAGgacataaacacacaaaaccACAAGCTTGAGAACCTGCTGCTCAACATGGAATTAGCTCAGGTTGGATTAACTAAGGAGGGGGAAGCCATAGCAGGTCGTCGGATCCGTGTCGGGGGTTCGGCGCCAGCGTCAGTTTCTGGGGAAAGTCCTGGGGGGATCCCAAAACCAGCAATAGGTGGAAGGTCATCTTGTTCTTGTGACTGTTCGCCAGCTCGTTCTATGACTCGTAGTTCCACCTACACCAAACTGAGCGACCAAGCTGAAAACCGAAATAACATTAGTGCCGATTTCCCGTCTCTTTCTGCTGATGGCACTCAGGACAGTGGGATCGTATGCTGCGGGGAAAGCGGCAGTGTCCCGAGTCGGGCCGACTTGCTCCTGGAAGCTGCCTTCCTTTCGGAAGAAACCGCATCATTACTCAACTCCTATGCGCAAACCTTTTCCCGTTCAACATCCAACTCTTTACCTCACGCTTACTCTCAAACTTTACCTCACTCTTTCCCTCGCAACCTGTCACACTCAGTGGCCCACTCGTTGCCACACTCCGCCACTTACGAGAAGCTGTGCTCAGGTGAACGCCTGCCAACATTTCGTTGCGGTGGCGGAGGCTGTATGAGCCACCCCTGCCTGTCACACCACCACCTCTACCTACATCCTTTACGCGAAACAGGCATTCAAACCGAGAGTTGTCCCATCCCGGCCACATCCGGTGGCCAGTCAGACTTGGATACAATTGCTGAACAACGTACTTTCCGATCCCAAGCTTGCAGTCCGACTTCAACCTGGGTGTCCGACGAGGAAGATTACGACTCCATCGCCACTACAACTTCTGTCACCAGGTCAACTGTAATGAGCACAGCTACGGAGCCGATTCCATTTTCCAAAATGTCACGGGTTGATTCCATACCCCGCTCTGCCACGGTGGCCTTTTCCATGGAGAGTCCGTCGAGTGAGGCCAAGGAGGGTGCAAATGAAGACACGCAAGAAGCCGTAACGGATAACCGTTGTGACGTAACTGTAGTACTGCCCACAAGAGTACAGCAAGACACAGAGGTGGCAAAAATGGTGATAAATCAGGAAGAACCAAAGGGGGTCGCACTTGGGAGTTTCACAGAGAGAATGGAGGCCCAATGGACTGGAGGGGATAGAAGAGTTGGGAACCCATTTGAAACACACACAGGTAACAACATCCAGCAAGCTGACGGCTTGATTCAGATAGAAACACAAGGACAGTGCCCATTTAGCCCAGAATCCCCACAAGTCATAGAACACCCTCAGACATCCCAGCCAAAACGATCTAGTTCCCATGAAGAACTAGGAGCTGGTGTTATAATCGTTGGGGAGCATAACAGCGAGATTGACGTTGAGTCAGAAGCCGAAGAGCAAGGTGAAGAAGCAGCAGTAGCATTGGAGGAGGACTCCGCCTCTAGTTCCGAGCCAGTACAGAAAAGCTACTGGAGTCGTCACTTTCTGGTGGACTTGCTGGCAGTGGCTGTCCCTGTAGTGCCGACAGTGGCGTGGCTGTGCCGAGGTCCGGTTCGTGACGGACAGCCGATGTACCACTTTGGCTCGCTGCTAAGAGGTTGCTGCACAGTGGCCCTGCACTCCCTGCGCCGAGGAGGGGGGTTGCGGCATTACCCTGCAGGCGGGGGGGACCTTAGTGGAGCCCAAATGTGA